A single window of uncultured Methanospirillum sp. DNA harbors:
- a CDS encoding tetratricopeptide repeat protein: protein MGIFSGTFFILVLALLIGPCTADMSSYDWNNLGTTYYNQGNYVNAIQAFLNALQIDPCLVIAWNNLGIAYQANNQYSQAQDAFRHAISLNNGYDEGWSNLANVYQYQGRTDDYNYAIKHVHQGFTRQGIIFKNFDNRNFNGGYYYDGYNNYYGPGYHNNQNPNWNDVTPMQYGSYNTYDQNFPGYYR, encoded by the coding sequence ATGGGGATCTTTTCGGGAACGTTTTTTATTCTGGTACTTGCCCTTTTAATTGGCCCCTGTACTGCAGATATGTCCTCGTATGACTGGAACAACCTGGGAACAACGTATTATAATCAGGGAAATTATGTCAATGCGATTCAAGCATTTTTGAATGCACTTCAAATAGATCCTTGTCTGGTCATAGCCTGGAACAATCTGGGTATTGCATATCAGGCGAATAATCAGTATTCTCAAGCCCAGGATGCATTTCGGCATGCAATCTCCCTCAATAATGGATATGATGAAGGATGGTCAAATCTGGCCAATGTGTATCAATATCAGGGGAGAACTGATGACTATAATTATGCCATAAAACATGTTCATCAGGGATTCACCCGTCAGGGTATTATCTTTAAAAATTTCGATAATAGGAATTTTAACGGCGGATATTACTACGATGGATATAACAACTATTACGGTCCGGGATATCATAACAACCAGAATCCAAACTGGAATGACGTAACCCCGATGCAATATGGAAGTTACAATACCTATGATCAGAACTTTCCCGGGTATTACCGGTAA
- a CDS encoding NosD domain-containing protein, translated as MNRDSGFLIIGMYCIGILLLFGCVTPAWADATNHSFPGVQSSYVALLPSHTGDDYSFTGNYENGQITIISPGGYYLTHNLTTASADYAIQIEAPDVTLDGYEMFLTGPGNSGIGVNIVSNGFNAVITNFSSVSGFLRGVYSEGKYVTISDSIVHDNSATGISSHGDYSEIIGNFVYNQSDVGIHSQGNYSTITENYASYNRNGILSQGNYAVVSGNAGNDNANYGIYAGGMYVGPEPGNEGIGYYAQIIDNVALLNAVGGIKSALPHAIIQDNSVFQNIENGIALTWRSNNTTIIGNYISDNPTGINLTDRALNVSIIQNLIRSGGNSGIYVISENGKGSGEIFDNIFSGHQYVNGNGKMGAFSWTNPAGPIKGTNIMDGPFIAGNYWTNSNHTGWSDQQPINLNGYSTTPFKVATGVYDTAPLVKVKATPTPTPTPTPIPLAVNFTASPMSGVPPLTVQFTDRSTGSPSAWRWNFGDGTYSTLMNPLHEYKGIGRYTITLEVRKGDASAIMRKPEYVKTSRPMR; from the coding sequence ATGAACAGGGATTCAGGTTTTTTAATCATTGGGATGTATTGTATTGGAATTCTCCTCCTTTTCGGGTGTGTAACACCCGCATGGGCAGATGCAACAAACCATAGTTTTCCGGGAGTACAGAGCTCGTATGTGGCTCTTCTTCCGTCTCATACCGGAGACGATTATTCTTTCACGGGAAATTATGAAAATGGACAGATAACTATCATCAGCCCTGGTGGTTATTATCTCACTCATAATCTGACGACCGCATCTGCAGATTACGCAATTCAGATTGAGGCTCCTGATGTCACCCTTGATGGGTACGAGATGTTTCTCACCGGGCCAGGTAATTCCGGGATAGGGGTCAATATCGTATCAAACGGATTCAATGCCGTGATAACGAACTTTAGTTCGGTTTCAGGTTTTTTAAGGGGGGTATATTCTGAAGGAAAATATGTCACCATCTCCGATTCTATCGTTCATGACAACAGTGCAACGGGGATTAGTTCACACGGTGATTATTCGGAAATAATCGGAAATTTCGTGTATAATCAAAGTGATGTCGGTATCCATTCGCAGGGTAATTATTCAACGATTACTGAAAATTATGCCTCATATAACCGAAATGGGATCTTATCGCAGGGTAATTATGCAGTAGTGTCAGGCAATGCCGGGAATGATAACGCTAATTATGGAATCTATGCAGGTGGAATGTATGTCGGCCCGGAACCGGGAAACGAAGGGATTGGATATTATGCACAGATTATCGATAATGTTGCCCTTTTAAATGCTGTTGGTGGAATTAAATCCGCCCTTCCTCATGCTATAATTCAGGATAATTCCGTCTTTCAGAATATTGAAAATGGTATTGCACTCACCTGGCGGAGTAATAATACTACGATAATCGGGAATTATATTTCAGATAATCCAACAGGAATCAATTTGACTGATCGGGCGCTGAATGTATCTATTATCCAGAATCTGATTCGCTCTGGTGGTAATTCCGGAATCTATGTGATCTCTGAAAATGGAAAGGGAAGTGGAGAGATCTTTGATAACATTTTTTCAGGCCATCAATATGTCAATGGAAACGGAAAAATGGGGGCGTTTTCATGGACAAATCCAGCCGGACCAATTAAGGGAACAAATATTATGGATGGTCCCTTCATTGCAGGAAATTACTGGACCAATTCGAACCATACCGGGTGGTCTGATCAGCAGCCGATAAACCTAAATGGATACTCAACTACGCCGTTTAAAGTCGCCACCGGGGTATACGATACTGCACCGCTGGTAAAAGTGAAAGCAACTCCGACACCAACTCCTACCCCTACCCCGATCCCGCTGGCTGTCAACTTTACCGCAAGTCCGATGAGTGGAGTACCCCCGCTTACTGTTCAGTTTACTGATCGTTCAACCGGTTCTCCATCAGCATGGAGATGGAACTTCGGTGACGGGACATATTCAACACTGATGAATCCCCTCCATGAATACAAAGGGATTGGAAGATATACCATTACTCTTGAGGTGCGGAAGGGTGATGCATCTGCAATTATGCGCAAACCAGAGTATGTAAAAACATCCCGTCCAATGCGATAA
- a CDS encoding transporter substrate-binding domain-containing protein: MNDHNLVSGFIQKRSPGLMLSGYWSVFGVLSHFFSCTDDRIREKMWLNYKGEKQFTHDMDGKLILAILALLILPAGAFAAPIPDDLQILTEDNAPLNYIENGTLQGITVDMMEEILNRMGSNLTRDSFKVISWNDAYTQISNNPDTMILAMDRLPEREDQFLWAGPVITVPQVLFVRTDSNLSDETDIGALRIVTITDDCGKTYAINAGADESNIVEVPSTGDAVRMVENGSVDAWVYNELAGMRAIDQLAKDPKTFGMGKELGSSRVYYAFNRKTSPAFVQEVNATIQSLKRDRSETGVTGYERIISRYIGVQCSFNSTSKEKVIDLVNQTAVALSSDAPGTIAKINAGKAPYRDPTDPELYAFVFDKNVTLLANAVNSANTGKNLSGTTDVIGKAFRDDMVDGAVRNGTGWVSYVYSNPDSLGLYQKMSYYQLVNGSDGISYIVGAGRYVSCDEVTSPGS, translated from the coding sequence ATGAACGATCACAACCTGGTTTCCGGATTTATTCAGAAGAGATCACCGGGCCTGATGTTATCTGGATACTGGTCTGTCTTCGGAGTTCTCTCCCATTTTTTCTCCTGTACCGATGACAGGATCAGAGAGAAGATGTGGCTTAATTATAAGGGGGAAAAACAATTTACTCATGATATGGATGGAAAACTAATACTAGCCATTCTGGCTCTGCTTATCCTCCCTGCCGGAGCGTTTGCAGCACCTATTCCGGATGACCTACAGATTCTTACCGAAGATAATGCTCCGCTCAATTATATAGAGAATGGAACCCTGCAAGGGATAACAGTTGATATGATGGAGGAGATTCTGAACCGGATGGGGAGTAATCTCACTCGTGATTCGTTCAAGGTAATCTCCTGGAATGATGCATATACACAGATCAGTAACAATCCTGATACGATGATTCTCGCCATGGATCGGTTACCTGAGCGTGAGGATCAGTTCCTCTGGGCAGGTCCGGTTATCACAGTTCCACAAGTCCTGTTTGTCAGAACCGACTCGAATCTGTCTGATGAAACTGATATTGGTGCCCTTCGGATCGTCACTATCACTGATGACTGTGGGAAGACCTATGCTATCAATGCCGGAGCAGATGAGAGCAACATTGTGGAAGTACCTTCCACCGGTGATGCGGTCCGGATGGTTGAGAACGGGTCTGTCGATGCCTGGGTATACAATGAACTTGCCGGAATGCGGGCGATCGATCAGCTTGCGAAGGATCCTAAAACGTTTGGTATGGGAAAAGAACTGGGATCCAGCCGTGTATATTACGCATTTAATCGAAAGACATCACCTGCTTTTGTCCAGGAGGTAAATGCAACCATTCAGTCACTCAAACGTGATCGATCAGAGACAGGCGTGACCGGGTATGAACGCATCATCTCCCGGTATATCGGGGTGCAGTGTTCATTCAACTCCACCAGCAAAGAGAAGGTGATCGATCTGGTTAACCAGACAGCAGTCGCCCTCTCATCTGATGCCCCCGGTACAATTGCAAAGATCAATGCAGGAAAAGCCCCATACCGGGATCCAACTGACCCTGAACTCTATGCATTTGTATTTGACAAGAATGTAACACTTCTGGCGAATGCAGTAAATTCTGCAAATACCGGGAAAAACCTCTCCGGAACGACTGATGTGATCGGGAAGGCGTTCCGTGATGATATGGTAGATGGAGCAGTACGGAATGGAACCGGATGGGTCTCCTACGTCTATTCGAACCCGGACTCACTGGGACTGTATCAGAAGATGAGTTACTACCAACTGGTGAACGGGAGTGATGGGATCTCCTATATTGTAGGTGCAGGAAGGTATGTTTCCTGTGATGAAGTCACCAGTCCAGGGTCCTGA
- a CDS encoding MASE3 domain-containing protein — MIESHMKIFQKYNFKSHEKKKTEHFFLILFCILFFISCTDLISYLLFHTIIELFSIIIAFLIFVITWNSKDRIQNSFLIFLGSAFFFIGIVDLIHTLAFKGMNIFSGYDANLPTQLWIAARYIEAFTLIIAFLVSQQKIPAERIFLGYAIITTGIVYSIFAGFFPTCYIEDFGLTPFKIYSEYVICLMLFGSIALLYNQKNRFEAYIFWLILGAIIATIGSELAFTHYINVYGPANFLGHIFKFIAFTFIYLAIVQTGISRPFDLMYREIAESEEKFRAFFETSKDCVFITSQDGNWRDFNDAAIQLFGFASRSELQNTHITELYGNQQEREKLLNKISQFGFIKDYPLNLRKKDGSVINTLITTVIIRDDKNQIQYYQGTIRDITEQKRNEQALKDSEARLHSIIEGSPVLQFVLDCDHRIIHWNRAIEKFSELKATDMVGTTYQWKAFYENEHPCLADLLILDEIEYHSRWYDSPIQESQIIEGAYESTIFFPTLGTSGKWMYITAAPIRDSQGTIIGAIETVEDITDRKLAEDALKLAIKKLNLLSSITRHDILNELSILIGYLDLSKNESNYTILSEYLEKEERSAVNIQHQIEFTRDYEEMGIRAPQWQNIHHIITNVIKTCNVGNINISLDITNIELFTDPLLGKVFYNLVENAMRHGGIITKISFYFIENSEGMTIICEDNGNGIPLNEKENIFTRKYFQHTGLGLFLSREILSITGLTISETGIEGTGARFEIHVPKGVYRFA, encoded by the coding sequence ATGATTGAATCGCACATGAAGATTTTTCAGAAATATAACTTTAAGTCTCATGAAAAAAAGAAAACTGAACATTTTTTTCTCATTCTTTTCTGTATCTTATTTTTTATTTCATGTACCGATCTGATTAGTTATCTTCTTTTTCATACCATTATTGAACTCTTCAGTATCATAATAGCTTTTTTAATCTTTGTTATTACCTGGAATAGCAAGGATCGTATTCAGAATAGTTTTTTAATCTTTCTTGGATCTGCTTTCTTTTTTATTGGAATTGTGGATCTCATCCATACTCTTGCATTTAAAGGGATGAATATTTTCAGTGGATATGATGCCAATCTCCCTACGCAACTCTGGATAGCAGCGAGGTATATTGAGGCCTTTACATTAATTATCGCTTTCCTGGTATCTCAACAAAAAATCCCTGCCGAACGTATTTTTCTGGGATATGCAATTATTACCACCGGTATTGTGTACTCTATTTTTGCAGGTTTTTTTCCGACATGTTATATCGAGGATTTCGGCCTGACGCCCTTTAAAATCTACAGTGAATATGTTATCTGTTTGATGCTGTTTGGTTCAATAGCCCTATTATATAACCAAAAGAACAGATTCGAAGCATATATTTTTTGGCTCATTCTTGGAGCAATTATCGCAACAATAGGATCAGAACTAGCGTTCACCCATTATATTAATGTTTATGGACCTGCGAATTTCCTCGGGCATATCTTCAAATTCATCGCATTTACGTTTATTTATTTAGCGATTGTACAGACGGGAATCAGTCGTCCTTTTGATCTGATGTACCGGGAAATTGCGGAAAGTGAAGAAAAATTCCGTGCTTTTTTTGAAACTTCAAAAGACTGTGTTTTTATTACCTCCCAGGATGGGAATTGGAGGGACTTCAATGATGCTGCAATTCAACTATTTGGATTTGCAAGCAGGAGTGAATTACAAAATACCCATATCACAGAGTTGTATGGAAATCAACAGGAGAGAGAAAAACTTCTGAATAAGATTAGTCAATTCGGTTTTATAAAAGATTATCCGTTAAATCTACGCAAAAAAGATGGAAGTGTCATCAATACCCTTATCACCACTGTAATTATTAGGGATGATAAAAACCAGATTCAATATTATCAGGGAACAATACGTGACATTACTGAACAAAAACGTAATGAACAAGCTCTAAAGGATAGTGAGGCACGATTACATTCTATCATAGAGGGTTCTCCAGTCCTCCAGTTTGTATTAGATTGTGATCATCGAATTATTCATTGGAACAGAGCAATCGAAAAATTTAGTGAACTTAAAGCGACAGATATGGTTGGTACCACCTATCAATGGAAAGCATTTTACGAAAATGAACACCCGTGTCTGGCTGATCTCCTGATTCTGGATGAGATTGAATATCATTCAAGGTGGTATGATAGTCCAATCCAGGAATCACAGATAATTGAAGGAGCCTATGAGTCAACCATTTTTTTCCCTACTTTAGGTACATCAGGAAAATGGATGTATATTACCGCAGCACCAATCAGAGATTCGCAGGGCACGATCATTGGTGCTATTGAAACAGTTGAAGATATAACAGACAGAAAATTAGCAGAAGATGCTCTGAAATTGGCGATTAAAAAACTCAATTTACTGTCGAGCATTACCCGTCATGATATTCTCAATGAATTATCTATTCTTATAGGATATCTGGATCTCTCAAAAAATGAGAGTAATTATACGATATTATCTGAATATCTCGAAAAAGAAGAAAGATCAGCCGTAAATATTCAACACCAGATTGAATTTACCAGAGATTATGAAGAGATGGGTATTAGGGCACCTCAATGGCAAAATATCCACCATATCATCACTAATGTGATTAAAACCTGTAATGTCGGGAACATAAATATTTCTCTGGATATTACAAATATCGAATTATTTACCGATCCGTTACTTGGAAAGGTGTTCTATAATCTGGTTGAAAATGCTATGCGGCATGGAGGAATAATCACAAAGATTTCTTTTTATTTCATTGAGAATTCTGAAGGTATGACTATTATCTGTGAGGATAACGGGAATGGTATACCATTAAATGAGAAAGAAAACATTTTTACAAGGAAATATTTTCAGCATACCGGTCTTGGGTTATTTCTCTCCCGTGAAATCCTCTCTATCACTGGCCTTACCATTTCTGAAACCGGCATTGAAGGTACTGGTGCCAGATTTGAGATACATGTCCCTAAGGGTGTTTACCGGTTTGCATAA
- a CDS encoding IS110 family transposase: protein MIALLALKGMIKPSRVFLRIHRDFRKIVRLRHFLVRKRTDIKNRVHSILDSELFQLSNVLTDIFGKSGFKIMQGILDGKSPDEVILSIHARVRDRKEEEIRTLLEQNLSLYALIQLRHCLRVMKQLDDEIEYLTRTASQYAMDKYPREFEILYSVPGIGEIAAFTILAEVGDFKDFQSGDKLASWAGIVPRVYQSADHKSKRSITKRASRLLRWILIQVAHAAAKKSGSVFADFYIVKKDLIGKGKTAVALARKIITVVWHLIVNNEVYEDKYSRPKKPLSVKTVKIPVSYTIEEAIILFFEAVQAIKKPDPDLI, encoded by the coding sequence ATGATAGCGCTTTTAGCGCTAAAGGGGATGATTAAGCCTTCTCGAGTATTTTTACGCATACATCGTGACTTTAGAAAGATTGTTCGTCTCCGGCATTTTCTTGTTCGTAAGCGTACTGACATAAAAAATCGGGTTCACAGCATCCTTGACAGTGAACTATTCCAATTATCCAATGTTCTTACCGACATTTTTGGCAAATCCGGATTCAAGATCATGCAAGGCATCCTTGATGGGAAATCTCCAGACGAGGTAATTCTATCTATCCATGCACGCGTGAGGGATAGGAAAGAAGAAGAGATTCGAACACTTCTGGAACAAAATCTCTCATTGTATGCATTGATACAGTTGAGGCACTGTCTTCGGGTTATGAAGCAATTGGATGACGAAATAGAATATCTTACACGAACCGCTTCTCAGTATGCCATGGATAAATATCCACGGGAATTTGAAATCCTGTATTCGGTTCCTGGTATCGGAGAGATCGCAGCGTTTACAATACTTGCTGAAGTTGGTGACTTTAAAGATTTTCAATCCGGAGATAAGTTAGCAAGTTGGGCAGGAATTGTTCCAAGAGTCTATCAGTCTGCAGACCATAAGTCAAAACGATCAATCACCAAACGAGCTTCACGATTACTCAGGTGGATTTTAATTCAAGTAGCTCATGCAGCGGCAAAAAAATCGGGGAGTGTTTTCGCTGATTTCTATATTGTTAAGAAGGACCTTATTGGAAAAGGGAAAACTGCAGTGGCTCTTGCAAGAAAAATTATCACTGTTGTATGGCACCTCATCGTAAACAACGAGGTTTATGAAGATAAATACTCCAGACCAAAGAAACCACTTTCTGTAAAAACCGTTAAAATTCCCGTCTCATACACGATAGAAGAGGCTATTATATTATTTTTTGAAGCTGTTCAGGCAATTAAGAAACCCGATCCTGATCTGATATAA
- a CDS encoding transposase, translating to MTEEYTIAAGLDIHKRFIIATVLHTNGVKFQQRFERTMQGLLALKDWVFANKCQVVACESTSDYWVQIYDLLCDYLEVIVGNPHDMKVLSHKKRIKLIRK from the coding sequence ATGACAGAAGAGTATACAATAGCTGCGGGATTAGACATCCATAAGCGATTTATCATCGCTACAGTACTCCATACTAATGGTGTCAAATTCCAACAGCGATTTGAAAGAACAATGCAAGGGCTACTTGCATTGAAAGATTGGGTCTTTGCAAATAAATGCCAAGTGGTTGCATGTGAATCTACAAGTGACTACTGGGTACAAATTTATGATCTATTATGCGATTATTTGGAAGTTATTGTTGGTAATCCTCATGATATGAAGGTTTTATCCCATAAAAAACGGATAAAATTGATTCGGAAATGA
- a CDS encoding class I SAM-dependent methyltransferase produces MIDNREGSITAESLALIRAKESTLNTDERICFDPYAIRFVNPKLLQIMARMPPEKSKEMQESYENQFPGHKNALIARIRFFDDSVRDSISKGFTQIVIIGAGYDTRAYRIEGISNVRVFELDLPEIQNRKKSKIQEIFGSLPIEVTYIPVDLSITSLKTALKGNDFDSRQKTLYVLEGLILYIPPEQVKELFSSIIFLSAQGSAVLFDSIDGAIVDGSDQSAYAMNIRQQMSRLGETFKFGIRKGEEEKYMKTIGFKNIQVVTKETYVAQYFTGINKSRSVSEVFNFIWAET; encoded by the coding sequence ATGATTGATAATCGGGAGGGTAGTATTACTGCCGAATCTCTGGCATTAATTCGAGCAAAAGAATCTACTCTAAATACCGATGAGAGAATATGCTTCGATCCCTATGCAATACGATTTGTAAATCCAAAACTGCTTCAGATTATGGCCAGGATGCCTCCAGAAAAATCCAAAGAGATGCAGGAGAGTTACGAAAATCAATTCCCCGGTCATAAAAATGCTCTTATCGCACGGATACGATTCTTTGATGATTCGGTAAGGGACAGTATCTCAAAAGGATTTACCCAGATTGTAATTATTGGTGCGGGATATGATACCCGTGCATATAGAATCGAAGGGATATCGAATGTACGAGTCTTTGAACTTGATCTTCCTGAAATTCAAAACAGAAAAAAATCCAAAATTCAAGAAATTTTTGGCTCCCTTCCCATTGAGGTCACCTATATCCCGGTTGACTTAAGTATCACCTCTCTGAAAACAGCACTCAAGGGAAACGATTTTGATTCTCGCCAAAAAACACTCTATGTTTTAGAAGGACTTATCCTCTATATCCCCCCTGAACAAGTAAAGGAGTTATTCTCTTCAATTATTTTTCTATCAGCACAAGGAAGCGCCGTTCTTTTTGATTCTATTGACGGAGCCATAGTTGATGGATCTGATCAATCAGCGTATGCCATGAATATCAGGCAGCAGATGTCCCGATTGGGAGAGACATTCAAGTTTGGTATTCGAAAAGGAGAAGAGGAGAAATATATGAAAACTATCGGTTTCAAAAATATTCAGGTCGTTACAAAAGAGACATACGTTGCACAATATTTTACCGGAATAAACAAGTCCCGGAGTGTATCTGAAGTATTCAATTTCATATGGGCGGAGACGTAA
- a CDS encoding N-formylglutamate amidohydrolase: MSSHLPFLISVPHGGIDAIESVSSRLLLSEQYLVHYSDPLTRIIFGFEDRVAAYIDTPISRMIVDLNRPPLPVPLQDPDGIIKTKTFDNRDIYRPGEVPDLHLIHKMVLSHYFPYHQKIDEYLDPSLIQIAFDCHSMLPTGSVNQIDAGKPRPLICLGNNGDCQGDEREGTLATCNREWIHLLAECFRKEFPSEDAVTLNKPFSGGFISNAHFWRRGIPWIQIEVNRILYEPDPASPGSGTTMEERAILLRERIWNVLSHFSKCITI; encoded by the coding sequence ATGAGTTCTCATCTTCCATTTCTCATTTCTGTTCCCCACGGTGGCATTGATGCTATAGAATCTGTCAGTTCACGGCTTCTCCTCTCTGAACAGTATCTCGTACATTACTCTGATCCCCTGACCAGGATCATATTTGGGTTTGAAGACCGTGTTGCAGCATATATTGACACTCCAATCTCCCGTATGATCGTGGATCTGAACCGTCCTCCCCTGCCGGTTCCTCTCCAGGATCCTGATGGAATCATCAAGACAAAAACCTTTGATAACAGGGATATCTACCGGCCCGGTGAGGTTCCCGATCTGCATCTCATTCACAAGATGGTGCTCTCGCACTACTTCCCGTATCATCAGAAGATCGATGAATACCTTGATCCATCCCTGATTCAGATAGCATTTGACTGTCATTCCATGCTTCCGACAGGGTCTGTCAATCAGATCGATGCCGGGAAACCCCGTCCTCTGATCTGTCTTGGGAATAATGGAGACTGTCAGGGAGATGAGAGAGAAGGAACACTTGCAACCTGTAACAGGGAATGGATTCATCTCCTGGCTGAATGTTTCAGAAAAGAGTTTCCTTCTGAAGATGCTGTCACACTCAACAAACCATTTTCAGGCGGGTTTATTTCTAATGCTCACTTCTGGAGAAGAGGCATTCCCTGGATCCAGATCGAGGTTAATCGTATCCTCTATGAACCTGATCCAGCCTCACCGGGATCAGGTACAACCATGGAGGAGCGTGCAATCCTGTTACGGGAGAGAATATGGAATGTTTTAAGTCATTTCTCGAAGTGCATTACTATATAA
- a CDS encoding transposase yields the protein MLIQDSSIIRLSQKLVDEYSAARSRNHSAGLKIHVLYSARAHSVKTIQITGERIHDSRMLRIGRDVKNVLIINNLGYYSLKIFTKVKYYGGFFVSRLKTNATPRVVSIVSGQFSKKM from the coding sequence ATTCTCATTCAGGATAGTAGTATTATTCGGTTAAGTCAAAAACTCGTTGATGAGTATTCTGCTGCCCGTTCTCGGAATCATTCTGCAGGATTGAAAATTCATGTACTATATAGTGCCCGTGCACACTCAGTAAAAACTATTCAGATAACCGGTGAAAGAATCCACGACTCAAGGATGCTTCGAATAGGACGTGATGTAAAAAACGTCCTTATCATCAACAATTTGGGATATTACTCTCTGAAAATCTTTACCAAGGTTAAATACTATGGGGGATTCTTTGTGAGTCGATTAAAAACAAATGCAACACCGAGGGTTGTTTCCATTGTTTCTGGACAGTTCTCAAAGAAGATGTAA
- a CDS encoding PAS domain-containing protein, with translation MAFHSPEDTDSIKKMNPDTFNSLDRVKKQALASDIRWGTLFRAVADPIIIGDEEGILVCNPCFEKLTGLTSEEILGYPISHLPMCHSHPEDCNLFIKYWKEPTYTGKRFSWSFTNTQQKRIVLDMQIVFVTIEDNIFRFCIGRDITHEAELIEEQEIALRQIDKNMAQLAALNDEIRNPLTLISMSAGTNEGPEQTKILEGVHMINTLVDRLDQGFTESEKVRKFLKRTIQDFGTALEEE, from the coding sequence ATGGCATTCCATAGTCCTGAAGATACTGATTCAATTAAGAAGATGAACCCTGACACATTCAATTCGCTTGACCGGGTTAAGAAACAGGCACTGGCTTCTGATATTCGCTGGGGCACTCTGTTTCGTGCCGTGGCAGACCCTATCATAATCGGGGACGAAGAAGGAATCCTGGTATGTAATCCCTGTTTTGAGAAGTTGACCGGTCTTACGTCAGAGGAGATCCTTGGATACCCCATATCTCATCTTCCCATGTGCCATTCTCATCCGGAAGATTGTAATCTTTTCATAAAATACTGGAAAGAACCTACGTACACAGGAAAACGGTTTTCATGGTCATTTACCAACACTCAACAGAAGAGAATAGTTCTGGATATGCAGATAGTGTTCGTGACCATCGAAGACAATATTTTCAGGTTTTGTATTGGCCGTGATATTACCCATGAGGCTGAACTTATTGAGGAGCAAGAGATTGCACTTCGGCAGATAGACAAAAACATGGCTCAACTTGCAGCATTAAATGATGAGATACGAAATCCCCTCACATTAATCTCCATGAGTGCTGGAACGAATGAAGGACCTGAACAGACCAAAATTCTTGAAGGGGTACACATGATCAATACTCTGGTAGACCGCCTGGACCAGGGTTTTACCGAGTCTGAAAAGGTCAGGAAATTTTTAAAACGTACAATTCAGGATTTTGGAACTGCTTTGGAAGAAGAGTAA
- a CDS encoding DUF3795 domain-containing protein, whose amino-acid sequence MIQTDLIAPCGMNCALCHAYQRPKNKCLGCRDETPKFAKSCEICIIKNCETIRSSPSHFCYDCPEMPCKRLRQLDKRYRTKYAMSMTDNLNEIKEKGMDSFLASQTAKYTCPTCGGLICVHKARCLTCEPKNRKKE is encoded by the coding sequence ATGATCCAAACAGACCTGATCGCCCCATGTGGCATGAACTGTGCATTATGCCATGCCTATCAACGACCCAAGAACAAATGCCTGGGATGCAGAGATGAAACACCGAAGTTTGCCAAATCCTGTGAGATCTGCATCATCAAAAACTGCGAGACCATCAGAAGCAGCCCGTCTCATTTCTGTTATGATTGTCCCGAAATGCCATGCAAAAGACTCAGGCAACTGGACAAGCGGTACCGGACAAAGTACGCAATGTCCATGACAGACAATTTGAATGAGATCAAGGAAAAAGGAATGGACTCGTTTCTCGCAAGCCAGACTGCAAAATATACCTGTCCCACATGTGGTGGCCTCATCTGCGTACACAAAGCCCGGTGCCTGACCTGCGAACCCAAGAATCGCAAAAAGGAATGA